GATGCTGGCGATCTTCCTCGGTGCCCTCGACCAGACCATCGTCGCCTTGTCGATGCCGGCCATCTCCGCGCAGTTCCATGACGTCAACCTGCTGGCCTGGGTGATCTCCGGCTACATGGTGGCGATGACGGTGGCGGTGCCGATCTACGGCAAGCTCGGCGACCTGTACGGGCGCCGACCGATGATGCTGATCGGCATGGGCGTGTTCACCTTGGCGTCGGTGTTCTGCGGGATGGCGCAGAGCATGGAGCAGTTGGTGCTGGCGCGGATTCTCCAGGGTATTGGCGCCGGTGGGATGATCTCGGTGAGCCAGGCGATCATTGGCGACATCATCCCGCCCCGTGAACGCGGGCGCTATCAGGGCTATTTCAGCAGCATGTACGCGGTGGCCAGCGTGGCCGGGCCGGTGCTCGGCGGCTACATGACTGAATACTTGTCGTGGCGTTGGGTGTTTTTGATCAACCTGCCGCTGGGCGCGGGCGCCTGGTACGTGGCGCATCGCACCCTGGTCGGGTTGCCGGTGCCGCAGCGCAAGCCGATCATTGATTATCTCGGCACGGTGCTGATGATCATCGGGCTGACGGCCTTGCTGCTGGGCATCACTGAAATCGGCCAGGGCCATCATTGGCGTGATCAGCAAGTGCTGGGGCTACTGGCGTGTGCGTTGGTGGCGTTGACGGTGTTTGTCTGGCATGAGCGCCGCGCGCGTGAGCCGTTGCTGCCGATGCACCTGTTTGCCAACCGCAGTGCGGTGTTGTGCTGGTGCACGATTTTTTTCACCAGCTTTCAGGCGATTTCCCTGACAGTGTTGATGCCGCTGCGGTATCAGACGGTGACCGGCTCTGGCGCGGACAGTGCCGCGCTGCACTTGCTGCCGCTGGCGTTTGGCCTGCCGGTGGGGGCGTATTGTGCCGGGCGTCTGACCTCGGTGACGGGGCGTTATAAGCCGATGATTCTGACCGGGGCGTTGCTTAGCCCGTTTGCGATTCTGGGCATGGCCTACAGCGCGCCGCAGGCGGTCGGGATGACCGCGGTGTTCATGTTGCTGTGCGGGATTGCGGCGGGGATGCAGTTTCCGACGTCCTTGGTGGGGACGCAGAATTCGGTGGAACAGCGGGATATCGGCGTGGCGACCAGCACCACCAACCTGTTCCGCTCCCTCGGCGGCGCGGTGGGCGTGGCGTGCATGTCGGCGTTGCTGCTGGCGTTGTTGCAGGATTCGAGCTTTGCGCATTTGGCCAGCGGCGCGCTGGTGGCCGAGGGCAGTTCCGGCAACGTGCTGCTCGACGGCCTCAACGCCGCCCCCGGCCCGGCGCAGGATGCGTTACGCGGGGAATTGGCGGTGACGTTCCGGCACTTGCTGATGGTCAGTGCCGCGGTGTCGCTGCTGGGGCTGGCGGCAGCAATAGCAATGCCAAACCGCGTGCTGCGCGGGCGTGAAGACAAGGCCAAGTAACTGTGTGGGAGCTGGCTTACCTGCGATAGCGGTGTATCAGTGCCGGCTGTGCAAACTGACCCACCGCTATCGCAGGCAAGCCAGCTCCCACAGGGATTGCATTCCAGTTCTGATCCGGGGGGTTAGTACCCAGGTGCTGCGCGGGCGTGAAGACAAGACCATGTAACTGACACAATCGAGATCCAAATGTGGGAGCGGGCTTGCTCGCGAAAGCGGTGTGTCATTCACAGTTGTTTTTAACTGAACCACCGCATTCGCGAGCAAGCCCGCTCCCACAGGGTTGACCGCGTTCAAACCTTAAGGGCTGTAATACCCGACCGCTGCCATGAAATGCCCGGTCTTGCGCAAGTAGGCGTGCTTGTTTTCGACCTTGTCGGTTACCGGGTTTTTCCAGCGGTACTTGTATTCACCCTGATCCTGCTCGGCCATCAGCTTGAGGATCGGCTCGCCTACCGGCCTGCCATCCGGGTCTTTGATCTTGCGAAAGTCAGTATTCACCAGGCGCAGATTAGTGCCATGGGCCACATACCGCGCGGTATTCAGGTCCACCACAAACACGTACAAGTCATCCTGCAGAAACCCGCCCTGCAACGCGTTGATCGCCTTGAGCGTGCCGGCTTCATCCTTGATCAGCGCTTTCACCGCCTTGTCGCGCAAACCGCGAGCTTGCTCCGGTGTTGCCCTTGGCAGGTAATAGCCGACTGCCAGAATCCGCTCGCCGACCCGCTGGTAAAACACATGCTTGCGCTCAACCTTGCCGTCGTTCCAGTTCTGCCAGCGGTATTCCGCCTGCTGGATGCCTTGGCCCTCGGGCACTGCCAGCGCTTGTTTGAACGAGGCTTGCAGGTCCGGGCCCAGCTGTTCGGACACATCACGGCCGATCAACGCGGAGGAGGGGCCGCCGCTGGCCAGCAACACGCCTTGGGTATCGACCACAAACACATAACGGTCGTGGTCGATAAATTCACCCTGGCGACTGAACGCCGCAAAGGCCTTGTCGCCGTTGCTCTGGTAGTAGGCCAGCGCCTTTTCCAGCAGGGCCTTGGCGGCCTGGGCGTCCTCATCCTGAGTGGCCGCGTGCACCTGGCTGAAACACAGCAACAGCAGCCACGTGAGTCGGAGCAGTCCTTTCATTACCCGTCCCTCATTGTTATTGATGTGAGCACAGCGTAGACGCCTGCGGCTCAGGGCGCCGCCAGCCATTGATTGACGATACCGTCGTACACGCCGGTGGCGACGCTCAAGTGCAACCACTGGTCGACATAGCTTTTCCAGGCCACGTCATCGCGGGGCAGCAGGAAGGCTTTTTCGCTGTACTGCATTTGCCGCTCCGGGTTGACCGCGCACAGCCCTGGCTTGAGCTTCTGCTGGTAGCGCGCCTCGCTGGCGTCAGTAATCATCACGTCGGCCTTGCCCGCCAGCAGCTCATCGAAGATGGTCACGTTATCGTGTAAACGAATCTGCGCCTGGCCCAAGTGGGCGCGGGCAAACACTTCGTTGGTGCCGCCCGCCGGCTCGATCACGCGCACCTGCGGCTGGTTGATCTGTTCGACGGTCTGGTAGCGCTGCACATCGGCGCAGCGTACCAGCGGGATCTTGCCGTCCACGCCCAAGGCCTGGCTGAAGAAGGCTTTTTTCTGCCGCTCCAGGGACACCGAAATACCGCCCACGGCGATGTCGCAACGTTGAGCGAGGAAGTCCGGCATCAGGGTTTTCCAGGTAGTCGGCACCCAGGTGATTTTCGCGTTCAGGCTCTTGGCCAGCGACTCGGCCATGGCAATGTCGATGCCTTCATAGCTGCCGTCGGCGCGCAGCGAGGTGTAGGGCTTGTAGTCGCCGGTGGTGCACACGGTGAGCGTGCCGCGCTGCAGCACCGCGTCGAGGCGCGATTCGGCCACGGCGTGGGTGGCCAGGCTGGCCAACAGGCAGAAGGTGAGGGGAGCTTTCATGCAGTCGAATCCTTTGGGGGCATGATCGGGGGCGGTCATTATTTCCAGCGGGGCGGCCCGGTAGCAAGGCCTATGCAATGTTTAGCCAACGCGCAACCAAACTCCATCAACCCTGAATTTAACCCCCCTGTGCAGGCGTGTGACGCTGCCGGGCATCTACCTCACTGTGAATCCCCCATGGACGGTTCCCCCGACACTCACCCCGCGACACCGCCTGGCACCCTGGTGCCGAGCTGTCCGTCGATTGTCGAGGCACTGCCCTCCGAGCTGGCCTTCTGGGCCCTGTTCCACTGCCGCCACGCCCGCCCACCAGATACCTCTCTCCTACGTTGATTTGCCCCATGGATGACGCGCACCTGTGCGCATCTGCCCGGCGGCGCCTGTGCGCCTGCCTGACGCAAACGTATGAGAATTGTCATGAGTGTTTTTGCCAGTCTGCACGAAGCCCAATCCTTCCTTGAGCAGCACCCGGACATCGAGATTTTCGAGCTGTTTATCCTCGACAACAACGGCGTGCCGCGTGGCAAGTTGCTGCACCGCGACGAGCTGCTGGCGGTGTACGAAAGTGGCCGGCCATTGCCCAGCACCATCCTCGGCCTGACGATTAATGGCGATGACGTGGAAAACTCCGGGCTGGTCTGGGAAGTCGGCGATATCGACTGCCGCGCGTACCCGGTCAGCGGCAGTTTGCAGCGCATGCCGTGGCGGCTGATCCCGACGGCGGCGTTGCAAGTCAGCATGCACCCCACCGAAGGCCTGCCCGCCACCGTGGCCGACCCTCGGCACTTGCTGGCCAAGGTGATCGACGGGCTGAAAGCCGACGGTTACTACCCGGTGATGGCGGCGGAGCTGGAGTTTTACCTGCTCGACCAGAAACCCGACAGCCACGGCCGACCGCAACCGGCGCGGGACGTGGACGGCAATCGCCCGCGCTCGACCCAGGTCTATGGCCTGCGCGAGTTGGAGCAGATCGAGCCGTTCCTGGCTGACCTCTACAGCGCCTGCAAACTGCAAGGTATTCCGGCGCGCACGGCGATCTCCGAATACGCCCCGGGCCAGGTGGAAATCACCCTGGAACATCGCGCTGACGCGCTGCAAGCCATGGACGAGGCCGTGCGTTACAAACGCCTGGTCAAGGGCGTGGCGCATAAACACGGGATGACCGCGTGTTTCATGGCCAAGCCGTTCGATGACCTCGCGGGCACCGGCATGCACATGCACGTGAGCCTGGCCGATGCCCACGGCAATAACCTGTTCGCCAGCGAAGCCGCTGATGGCACGCCTTTATTGCGCCACGCGGTGGGCGGCATGCTCAGCACCTTGCTGGATTCGTTACTGCTGTTTTGTCCCAATGCCAACTCCTACCGCCGCTTCCAGACCAACAGTTATGCACCGCTGGCGGCCACCTGGGGCGTCGACAACCGCACCGTCAGCCTGCGCGTACCCGGCGGGCCGGCCAACTCCCGGCACATCGAGCACCGTATCTGCGGCGCCGACGCCAACCCTTACCTGGCCGCTGCGGCGATCCTCGCTGGCATCCATCGCGGTATCCGCGAGCAACTCGACCCCGGTGCCCCGGTGGAGGGCAATGGCTACGCGCAAGCCAAGGAATTGCTGCCCACCGACTGGCTCACCACCTTGCGTGCCCTGGAAGGTTCCAGCTGGGCGCGGGATGCGTTCGGCAGTGAGTTCCTCGGTGTGTACCTGGCGGTGAAGCGTGCCGAATATCGCCAGTTCATGGGCGAGGTCGGTGAGCAGGACTGGCGCTGGTATCTGCACCAGGCGTAATCCACTGTGGGAGCCGGGCTTGCCCGCGATAACGGTGTGTCGGCCAACCCACCGCCATCGCAGCCTCGCTGAAGCTCGACAACTCCCACAATGGATCTTGGGTGTTTGGCGCCGTGGCGGTTTCGACCTTTTTTTCACGTTGCAGTGGTTAAGCTGCGGTTCAAGGTCGTTCACTACCGTTCTACACACATGAGCCCGTGATGTCGTCACAACCACCTTCCTCTATCGAGATTGAATTCACCGAGCGCTGCGACCGTGAGCACGCCAGGGTCTGTGGCGACACGCGCCCGCCACGGCTGCGCCAGCGCATGGCGGCGTGGCGCGATGAGCGGTTGGTGCGCCAGGCGTTGAAAGTCGCCGGCGAACCGGGGCTGATCCTCGACCTGGCCTGTGGCTCGGGTCGGTTCTGGCCGGTGTTGGCCGAACACATCAATCGCGTGATTCTGGCCTCGGACAACTCCCAGGCCATGCTCGACCACGCGCGCACTCATCACCCGGCGGCGTTGCTCAAACGGGTCAAAACGTTCCAGGGATCGGCGTTTTCCATTGGCCTGTCGGCGAATGCGGTGGATTGCATTTTCTGCCTGGAATTGTTTCGCCATGTACCGAGCAGCGAAGGGCGTTTGGCGTTGCTGAGTGAGTTTCATCGGGTCAGTCGCGACACGGTGATCGTCTCTGTGAATGCGCAGACACCTGCCGAGGGCGAATTCCGCCAAGCCGGTTTCAACGTCTTGAACCAGCAAGAGTTCCTGCCGGGCTCCAAGCGTTGGCGGGTTTACGTCCTGCGTAAGAGAGGCTAATTGCCGCCTGTCGGACTATTCTTTGTCTCTTGTCGGAGTTTTCATGATGGTGTGTGCACTGCGGATGCTCGCAAGGGTCTTTCGCGATATATACTTCGCGCCATTCTTCAAGGGAGAGCCGTGTGGCCATCGATATTCACTGGATCTGCGACAACGATAGCCTCGGCAAGCATTGCGCCGAATGGCAGCAGTTGCCATTCGTCGCCCTCGACACCGAATTCATGCGGGTCGACACCTTTTATCCCATTGCCGGGCTGATCCAGATCGGCGATGGCGTGCGCGCTTACCTGATCGACCCCCTGACCATCGACAACTGGCAACCCTTGGCCGCCTTGCTGGAGAACCCGGCGGTGATCAAGGTGGTGCACGCCTGCAGCGAAGACCTGGAAGTCTTGCTGCGCCTGACCGGCAGCCTGCCGGTGCCGTTGTTCGACACCCAATTGGCGGCGGCTTACCTGAACCTCGGTTTCTCCATGGGCTACTCGCGCCTGGTGCAAGCCGTACTCGATATCGAGCTGCCCAAGGGTGAAACCCGCTCGGACTGGCTGCAGCGGCCATTGTCCGAGACCCAAGTGAGCTACGCCGCCGAAGACGCGGTGCACCTGGCCGAGGTCTACATTCGCCTGCGCCCGCAACTGTCTGACGACAAATACGCGTGGGTGCTGGAAGACGGCGCCGAACTGGTGGCCAACCTGCGCCGCGAAGTCGACCCGTACGAGGTGTACCGCGACGCCAAGCTGGCGTGGAAACTGTCCCGCGCCCAGCTCGCCGTGCTGCGTGAACTGTGTGCCTGGCGCGAGCAGCAAGCCCGCGCCCGTGACCTGCCGCGCAACCGCATCATCCGCGAGCACTCGTTGTGGCCCCTGGCCAAATCCCAGCCGGATAACCTCGCGGCATTGGGCAAAATTGAAGACATGCACCCGCGCACCGTGCGCCAGGACGGCCAGTTCCTGCTGGACCTGATCAAACGTGCCGGCAGTGTGCCGATGGACCAATGGCCGCCAGCCGTGGCTGAACCGCTGCCGGTGGACGCCGCCACGTTGATCAAGCAATTGCGCGCGCTGGGCCAGGCCGAAGCCGAACGCCTGGACATGGCGCCGGAACTGATGCTGCGCAAGAAAACCCTCGAAGCCCTGGTTAAAAGTGGCTACCCCGATGGGCCTTATACATTGCCAGACTCGCTGCGTGGCTGGCGCCGCGAGTTGATGGGCCAGGCGCTGCTCGACAGCCTGGCCACTGCCGGAGAACAGCCTTGAAACGTATTTGCTCCATCTATCGCAGTTTGAAAAAAGACGGGATGTACCTCTACGTGCTCAAAAGCGATGCGCTGGAGCGTGTGCCGGAGCCGTTGATGCAGGCCTTCGGCAAGGCCCATCTGGCTTTCGAAATGATCCTGACGCCCGAGCGCAAGCTGTCCCGCGAGGATATCAGCGTGGTCCTGGAAAACCTCGACAAGCAGGGCTACCACCTGCAAATGCCACCGGCCGAAGACGAGTACATCGAGCACTTGCCCGAAGAGCTGCTGCGCCGCAACGACCCGATGTGATCAGTCAGTGCCCGGATGCGGGCACATTCTTCAATGCAAACGTATTCGTTGGCGGTGGCCGTAAGGATGCGGGCGGCCGTCTGCAGTGTTTTTGAAAGGTTTGAACCATGCGTGTTCTGATTGCTGAACAGGATTACCCGCTCTACGCCCAATTACTCAGTGAAGCGGCACCGGACGTCGAGGTGCTGACCAGCGGCGACTCCGCCGAACTCTCGCGCCTGGCCGCCGATTGCCCGGTATGGCTGGGCCAGCCGGACCTGTTGGCCACCTTGTTGCGCCAGGGGCACCAACCGCAATGGCTGCAATCGACCTGGGCCGGTATCACGCCGCTGCTGGCCGACGGTTTGCCCCGCGACTACCGCCTGACCCGCGCGGTCGGCATCTTTGGCCAGGTCATGGCCGAGTTTGTGCTTACCTACATGTTGGGCCATGAGCGTGAAGTGCTTGCGCGGCTGGTCAGCCAGGTCGAGCGCAAGTGGGACAACCGCATGGGCCAAAGCCTGGCCGGGCGCAAGGCGCTGATCGTCGGCACCGGCGATATCGGCCAGAGTGTGGCCGACTTCCTGCTGCCGTTTGGCGTCAAGTTGTATGGCATCGCCAGCTCCGCACGGGAGCAGGCACCGTTTATCGAAGTGGCCGGGCTGGATCAATTGGGCCGCCTGGTGGGCGAGGTGGATTATGTGATCAACCTGCTGCCCAATACGCCCAATACCCATGACCTGTACAACGCGGCGCTGTTCAAGCAATTCAAGCCGACCGGGTTGTTCATCAACGTCGGGCGCGGCGTGGCCGTGGTCGATGCTGACCTGGTCGAGGCGCTGAAAGAAGGGCATCTGGCCGGCGCGGTGATCGACGTGTGCCGCCAGGAACCGCTGCCGCAACGGCATCCGTTC
The sequence above is a segment of the Pseudomonas sp. R76 genome. Coding sequences within it:
- a CDS encoding MDR family MFS transporter → MTNLNQPTQPVPAVRSVLVALMLAIFLGALDQTIVALSMPAISAQFHDVNLLAWVISGYMVAMTVAVPIYGKLGDLYGRRPMMLIGMGVFTLASVFCGMAQSMEQLVLARILQGIGAGGMISVSQAIIGDIIPPRERGRYQGYFSSMYAVASVAGPVLGGYMTEYLSWRWVFLINLPLGAGAWYVAHRTLVGLPVPQRKPIIDYLGTVLMIIGLTALLLGITEIGQGHHWRDQQVLGLLACALVALTVFVWHERRAREPLLPMHLFANRSAVLCWCTIFFTSFQAISLTVLMPLRYQTVTGSGADSAALHLLPLAFGLPVGAYCAGRLTSVTGRYKPMILTGALLSPFAILGMAYSAPQAVGMTAVFMLLCGIAAGMQFPTSLVGTQNSVEQRDIGVATSTTNLFRSLGGAVGVACMSALLLALLQDSSFAHLASGALVAEGSSGNVLLDGLNAAPGPAQDALRGELAVTFRHLLMVSAAVSLLGLAAAIAMPNRVLRGREDKAK
- a CDS encoding cache domain-containing protein, which produces MKGLLRLTWLLLLCFSQVHAATQDEDAQAAKALLEKALAYYQSNGDKAFAAFSRQGEFIDHDRYVFVVDTQGVLLASGGPSSALIGRDVSEQLGPDLQASFKQALAVPEGQGIQQAEYRWQNWNDGKVERKHVFYQRVGERILAVGYYLPRATPEQARGLRDKAVKALIKDEAGTLKAINALQGGFLQDDLYVFVVDLNTARYVAHGTNLRLVNTDFRKIKDPDGRPVGEPILKLMAEQDQGEYKYRWKNPVTDKVENKHAYLRKTGHFMAAVGYYSP
- a CDS encoding transporter substrate-binding domain-containing protein, whose translation is MKAPLTFCLLASLATHAVAESRLDAVLQRGTLTVCTTGDYKPYTSLRADGSYEGIDIAMAESLAKSLNAKITWVPTTWKTLMPDFLAQRCDIAVGGISVSLERQKKAFFSQALGVDGKIPLVRCADVQRYQTVEQINQPQVRVIEPAGGTNEVFARAHLGQAQIRLHDNVTIFDELLAGKADVMITDASEARYQQKLKPGLCAVNPERQMQYSEKAFLLPRDDVAWKSYVDQWLHLSVATGVYDGIVNQWLAAP
- a CDS encoding glutamine synthetase family protein, which gives rise to MSVFASLHEAQSFLEQHPDIEIFELFILDNNGVPRGKLLHRDELLAVYESGRPLPSTILGLTINGDDVENSGLVWEVGDIDCRAYPVSGSLQRMPWRLIPTAALQVSMHPTEGLPATVADPRHLLAKVIDGLKADGYYPVMAAELEFYLLDQKPDSHGRPQPARDVDGNRPRSTQVYGLRELEQIEPFLADLYSACKLQGIPARTAISEYAPGQVEITLEHRADALQAMDEAVRYKRLVKGVAHKHGMTACFMAKPFDDLAGTGMHMHVSLADAHGNNLFASEAADGTPLLRHAVGGMLSTLLDSLLLFCPNANSYRRFQTNSYAPLAATWGVDNRTVSLRVPGGPANSRHIEHRICGADANPYLAAAAILAGIHRGIREQLDPGAPVEGNGYAQAKELLPTDWLTTLRALEGSSWARDAFGSEFLGVYLAVKRAEYRQFMGEVGEQDWRWYLHQA
- a CDS encoding class I SAM-dependent methyltransferase is translated as MSSQPPSSIEIEFTERCDREHARVCGDTRPPRLRQRMAAWRDERLVRQALKVAGEPGLILDLACGSGRFWPVLAEHINRVILASDNSQAMLDHARTHHPAALLKRVKTFQGSAFSIGLSANAVDCIFCLELFRHVPSSEGRLALLSEFHRVSRDTVIVSVNAQTPAEGEFRQAGFNVLNQQEFLPGSKRWRVYVLRKRG
- the rnd gene encoding ribonuclease D produces the protein MAIDIHWICDNDSLGKHCAEWQQLPFVALDTEFMRVDTFYPIAGLIQIGDGVRAYLIDPLTIDNWQPLAALLENPAVIKVVHACSEDLEVLLRLTGSLPVPLFDTQLAAAYLNLGFSMGYSRLVQAVLDIELPKGETRSDWLQRPLSETQVSYAAEDAVHLAEVYIRLRPQLSDDKYAWVLEDGAELVANLRREVDPYEVYRDAKLAWKLSRAQLAVLRELCAWREQQARARDLPRNRIIREHSLWPLAKSQPDNLAALGKIEDMHPRTVRQDGQFLLDLIKRAGSVPMDQWPPAVAEPLPVDAATLIKQLRALGQAEAERLDMAPELMLRKKTLEALVKSGYPDGPYTLPDSLRGWRRELMGQALLDSLATAGEQP
- a CDS encoding YcgL domain-containing protein, with the protein product MKRICSIYRSLKKDGMYLYVLKSDALERVPEPLMQAFGKAHLAFEMILTPERKLSREDISVVLENLDKQGYHLQMPPAEDEYIEHLPEELLRRNDPM
- a CDS encoding D-2-hydroxyacid dehydrogenase, which encodes MRVLIAEQDYPLYAQLLSEAAPDVEVLTSGDSAELSRLAADCPVWLGQPDLLATLLRQGHQPQWLQSTWAGITPLLADGLPRDYRLTRAVGIFGQVMAEFVLTYMLGHEREVLARLVSQVERKWDNRMGQSLAGRKALIVGTGDIGQSVADFLLPFGVKLYGIASSAREQAPFIEVAGLDQLGRLVGEVDYVINLLPNTPNTHDLYNAALFKQFKPTGLFINVGRGVAVVDADLVEALKEGHLAGAVIDVCRQEPLPQRHPFWTAWGLLLTGHSSAPTSPGMMVDLFVQNLRAYDAKEALRGEVSFERGY